A stretch of the Azospirillum thiophilum genome encodes the following:
- a CDS encoding ABC transporter permease produces the protein MERRSRSGAALRLLNSDWVRPILLMVILLVLWDLSVRLFGVPAYLVPKPGDVVLAMIDEWPRLLAESVPTFTATLGGFALSVLFGIPIAMLIAGSRTVEAYVYPLLVFSQSIPKVAIAPLFVVWFGFGLMPKVIAAFLLGFFPVVVSAVQGFKSVDGEMMDLARSMKASRLQTFQMVSLPHALPAIFAGLKVSITLAVVGAVVGEFVGSNSGIGFVLQRSIGNFELPLMFAALTVLALMGVVLFWAIDVLERFAIPWHASQRHKAGLAN, from the coding sequence ATGGAACGTCGCTCACGCTCGGGCGCAGCGCTGCGCCTGCTCAATTCCGATTGGGTCCGCCCCATCCTGCTGATGGTCATCCTGCTGGTCCTGTGGGATCTGTCGGTCCGGCTGTTCGGCGTGCCCGCCTATCTGGTGCCGAAACCCGGCGACGTCGTGCTGGCGATGATCGACGAATGGCCGCGCCTGCTGGCCGAATCCGTCCCGACCTTCACCGCGACGCTGGGCGGCTTCGCCCTGTCGGTGCTGTTCGGCATCCCCATCGCCATGCTGATCGCCGGATCGCGCACGGTGGAGGCCTATGTCTACCCGCTGCTGGTCTTCTCGCAGTCGATCCCCAAGGTCGCCATCGCGCCGCTGTTCGTGGTGTGGTTCGGCTTCGGCCTGATGCCGAAGGTGATCGCCGCCTTCCTGCTGGGCTTCTTCCCGGTCGTCGTGTCGGCGGTGCAGGGCTTCAAGTCGGTGGACGGCGAGATGATGGATCTTGCCCGCTCGATGAAGGCCTCGCGCCTCCAGACCTTCCAGATGGTCAGCCTGCCGCACGCCCTGCCGGCGATCTTCGCCGGGCTGAAGGTCTCGATCACGCTGGCGGTGGTGGGTGCTGTGGTCGGCGAGTTCGTCGGCTCCAACTCCGGCATCGGCTTCGTCCTGCAACGCTCCATCGGCAATTTCGAGCTGCCGCTGATGTTCGCGGCCCTGACCGTGCTGGCGCTGATGGGCGTCGTGCTGTTCTGGGCCATCGATGTCCTGGAGCGCTTCGCCATCCCCTGGCACGCCAGCCAGCGCCACAAGGCCGGCCTCGCCAACTGA
- a CDS encoding MFS transporter: MTTSPIAGTKTGARAEGASTPPTPILGALACLSLCLLLSSLSTSSANIALPALATAFTASFQQVQWVVLAYLLAITTLIVSVGRLGDIVGRRRLLLGGLILFTAASALCGVAPSLQLLTAARAAQGLGAAVMMALAMAFVGETVPKDRIGSAMGLLGTMSAVGTALGPSLGGVLVGGFGWQAIFLVNLPLGLLAAGLGRRFLPADRVAPKADRPRFDGVGTLLLAGTLAAYALAMTAGHGRFDRVTVVLLLAALLGGGLFLRVEATVASPLIRPAAFRDPVLSGSLAMNALVSAVMMATLVVGPFYLSVSLGLGEALVGLVMSVGPMISVLGGVVAGRIVDRFGASAMVIAGLAAMAAGALALSVLPPLSGVAGYIAAIAVLTPGYQLFQTANNTTVMRDVPPDRRGVVSGMLNLSRNLGLITGASAMGALFALASGAVDITAAPPTAIAAGMRATFAVAAALIVAALAIAALSRAALRRAIAARRPLPGDAG, from the coding sequence ATGACGACATCACCGATTGCCGGGACGAAGACCGGGGCCAGGGCCGAGGGCGCATCGACGCCTCCAACGCCGATCCTGGGGGCGCTCGCCTGCCTGTCCCTGTGCCTGTTGCTGTCCTCGCTCAGCACCAGCAGCGCCAACATCGCCCTGCCGGCCCTGGCCACGGCCTTCACCGCCTCGTTCCAGCAGGTTCAGTGGGTCGTCCTCGCCTATCTGCTCGCCATCACCACCCTGATCGTCAGCGTCGGACGGCTGGGCGACATCGTGGGCCGCCGCCGGCTGCTGCTGGGCGGGCTGATCCTGTTCACCGCGGCCTCGGCCCTGTGCGGCGTCGCGCCGTCGCTTCAACTGCTGACCGCCGCCCGGGCGGCGCAGGGACTGGGGGCCGCCGTCATGATGGCGCTGGCCATGGCGTTCGTCGGCGAGACGGTTCCCAAGGACCGGATCGGCAGCGCCATGGGGCTGCTCGGCACGATGTCGGCGGTCGGCACCGCGCTCGGCCCGTCGCTGGGCGGCGTCCTGGTCGGCGGGTTCGGCTGGCAGGCGATCTTCCTGGTCAACCTCCCCCTCGGCCTGCTGGCCGCCGGTCTCGGCCGTCGTTTCCTGCCGGCCGACCGCGTGGCGCCGAAGGCGGACCGCCCCCGGTTCGACGGTGTCGGCACGCTGCTGCTGGCCGGCACGCTCGCCGCCTATGCCCTGGCCATGACGGCCGGCCACGGCCGTTTCGACCGCGTCACCGTCGTGCTGCTGCTGGCGGCACTCCTCGGCGGCGGCCTCTTCCTGCGCGTCGAGGCGACGGTGGCGTCGCCGCTGATCCGGCCGGCGGCGTTCCGCGACCCGGTGCTGAGCGGCAGCCTTGCCATGAACGCGCTCGTCTCGGCGGTGATGATGGCGACGCTGGTGGTCGGGCCGTTCTACCTCTCCGTCTCGCTCGGGCTGGGCGAGGCCCTGGTCGGGCTGGTCATGTCGGTCGGCCCGATGATCTCCGTGCTGGGCGGCGTCGTCGCCGGCCGCATCGTCGACCGGTTCGGCGCGTCCGCCATGGTCATCGCCGGCCTCGCCGCGATGGCGGCCGGCGCGCTGGCCCTGTCGGTGCTGCCGCCGCTGTCCGGCGTCGCCGGCTACATCGCGGCCATCGCCGTGCTGACGCCGGGCTATCAACTGTTCCAGACCGCCAACAACACGACCGTCATGCGGGATGTCCCGCCGGACCGGCGCGGCGTCGTCTCCGGCATGCTCAACCTCTCCCGCAACCTGGGGCTCATCACCGGCGCGTCGGCGATGGGGGCGCTGTTCGCGCTGGCGTCGGGAGCGGTCGACATCACCGCGGCGCCGCCCACGGCGATTGCCGCCGGGATGCGGGCCACCTTCGCCGTCGCCGCCGCCCTGATCGTCGCCGCCCTCGCCATCGCCGCCCTCAGCCGCGCCGCCCTTCGCCGCGCCATCGCGGCGCGCCGCCCGCTGCCGGGCGACGCGGGGTGA
- a CDS encoding LysR family transcriptional regulator: MAHPDFNLLITLDVLLAEGSVARAARRLRLSPSAMSRALARLREVTGDPLLVRAGRGLVPTPRALDLRGRVGPLVQEVAAVLRPAETLDLTRLERTFTLRNREGFVENFGPALIARVGEQAPGVQLRFVPKPERDSAALRDGLVDLETGVVGDATGPELRAQALFRDRFVGVVRPGHPLCGAAVTPALYAAGRHILVSRRGFDRGPIDDALAATGLTREIVTVVGGFSEALALARASDLIASVPERYTGNLRAGLHSFPLPLVLPEVTISLLWHPRLDADPAHRWLRCCVREVCADPPPSDPPPTGPSRSDRVKSASI, encoded by the coding sequence ATGGCGCACCCCGATTTCAACCTGCTGATCACGCTGGACGTGCTGCTCGCCGAAGGCAGCGTCGCGCGGGCCGCCCGTCGGCTGCGGCTCAGCCCGTCGGCGATGAGCCGCGCGCTGGCGCGGCTGCGGGAGGTGACCGGCGATCCGTTGCTGGTCCGGGCCGGACGCGGCCTGGTTCCGACGCCGAGGGCGCTGGACCTGCGCGGGCGCGTCGGCCCGCTCGTGCAGGAGGTGGCGGCCGTGCTGCGGCCGGCGGAGACGCTCGACCTGACACGGCTGGAGCGGACCTTCACGCTGCGGAACCGGGAGGGCTTCGTCGAGAATTTCGGACCGGCTCTGATCGCGCGCGTCGGCGAACAGGCGCCGGGCGTGCAGCTCCGCTTCGTGCCGAAGCCGGAGCGCGACAGCGCGGCATTGCGCGACGGCCTCGTCGACCTGGAAACCGGCGTCGTCGGCGACGCCACCGGGCCGGAGTTGCGGGCGCAGGCGCTGTTCCGCGACCGCTTCGTCGGCGTCGTCCGGCCGGGACATCCATTGTGCGGGGCCGCGGTCACGCCGGCGCTCTATGCGGCCGGCCGGCACATCCTCGTCTCCCGCCGCGGGTTCGACCGCGGGCCGATCGACGATGCGCTGGCCGCGACCGGGCTGACGCGCGAGATCGTGACGGTGGTCGGCGGGTTTTCGGAAGCCCTGGCCCTGGCGCGCGCCTCCGACCTGATCGCCAGCGTTCCCGAGCGCTACACCGGGAACCTGCGCGCCGGACTGCACAGCTTCCCGCTTCCGCTCGTCCTGCCGGAGGTCACCATCTCGCTGCTGTGGCACCCCCGGCTGGACGCCGATCCGGCGCATCGCTGGCTGCGTTGCTGCGTGCGGGAGGTGTGCGCCGACCCGCCGCCATCCGACCCGCCGCCGACCGGGCCCTCTAGATCGGATCGCGTAAAATCGGCATCGATTTGA
- a CDS encoding TetR family transcriptional regulator has product MDSLTDAPAPVPPAPAPDKAATDKAATPAKVTRDPEGTRARIMAAATEEFARHGLGGARVDRIAEQAGTNKRMLYYHVGNKEELYLAVLEDAYAHIRATERTLSLETLDPPDAIARLIGFTWQYFIDHPEFMALLNIENLHRADLLKTSGQVQSMHSPFVQMIADVLERGVEQGLFRAGVDAVQLYISIAGLSYFYLSNVHTLSVIFGRDLLAEPAKEERLSHMVELVLQSLRA; this is encoded by the coding sequence ATGGACAGCCTGACCGACGCCCCCGCGCCCGTGCCGCCCGCACCCGCACCCGACAAGGCCGCGACCGACAAAGCTGCGACTCCGGCCAAGGTCACCCGCGACCCGGAGGGCACCCGCGCCCGCATCATGGCCGCCGCGACCGAGGAGTTCGCCCGCCACGGGCTGGGCGGCGCCCGCGTCGACCGCATCGCCGAGCAGGCCGGCACCAACAAGCGGATGCTCTATTACCATGTCGGCAACAAGGAAGAGCTGTATCTGGCCGTCCTTGAGGACGCCTATGCCCACATCCGCGCCACCGAACGCACGTTGAGCCTGGAGACGCTCGACCCGCCCGACGCCATCGCGCGGCTGATCGGCTTCACCTGGCAGTATTTCATCGACCATCCCGAATTCATGGCCCTATTGAACATCGAGAATTTGCACAGGGCCGACCTGCTGAAGACTTCGGGACAGGTCCAGTCCATGCACTCGCCCTTCGTGCAGATGATCGCCGACGTGCTGGAGCGCGGGGTGGAGCAGGGGCTGTTCCGGGCCGGGGTGGACGCGGTGCAGCTCTACATCTCCATCGCCGGTCTGTCCTATTTCTACCTGTCCAACGTCCACACCCTGTCGGTCATCTTCGGCCGCGACCTGCTGGCCGAACCGGCCAAGGAGGAGCGGCTGTCCCATATGGTGGAACTGGTGCTTCAGTCGCTGCGGGCGTGA
- the mgrA gene encoding L-glyceraldehyde 3-phosphate reductase has product MQPPYLADPARHERMSYRRSGRSGLDLPAISLGLWQNFGGTDVFATGRAVLRRAFDRGVTHFDLANNYGPPPGSAEENFGRILATDFRPYRDQMVVSTKAGYEMWPGPYGNWGSRKYLVSSLDQSLKRMGLDYVDIFYSHRVDPRTPLEETMGALDHIVRQGKALYVGISSYSPEMTRRAAAILTDLGTPCLIHQPSYSMLNRWVEGGLLDTLDDLGMGCIAFSPLAQGMLTAKYLNGQPADARAAKGGTLRAHFLSPETLERVRALDAIARRRGQTLAQMAIAWVLRDPRVTSALIGARTVEQLDNSLDALDTLSFTPEELAEIDIHAVDAEINLWQASSTAAAG; this is encoded by the coding sequence ATGCAGCCGCCCTATCTCGCCGACCCGGCCCGCCATGAGCGGATGAGCTACCGCCGCAGCGGCCGCAGCGGCCTCGACCTGCCGGCCATCTCGCTGGGGCTGTGGCAGAATTTCGGCGGCACCGACGTGTTCGCCACCGGGCGCGCGGTGCTGCGCCGGGCCTTCGACCGCGGCGTCACCCATTTCGACCTCGCCAACAATTACGGCCCGCCGCCGGGCTCGGCCGAGGAGAATTTCGGCCGCATCCTCGCCACCGACTTCCGCCCCTACCGCGACCAGATGGTCGTCTCGACCAAGGCCGGCTACGAGATGTGGCCCGGTCCCTACGGCAACTGGGGCTCGCGCAAGTATCTGGTCTCCAGCCTGGACCAGAGCCTGAAGCGGATGGGTCTGGACTATGTCGACATCTTCTATTCGCACCGCGTCGATCCCCGCACCCCGCTGGAGGAGACGATGGGCGCACTCGACCACATCGTCCGCCAGGGCAAGGCGCTCTATGTCGGCATCTCCTCCTATTCGCCGGAGATGACGCGCCGCGCCGCCGCGATCCTGACGGATCTCGGCACGCCCTGCCTGATCCACCAGCCCTCCTATTCGATGCTGAACCGCTGGGTCGAGGGCGGGCTGCTCGACACGCTGGACGATCTCGGCATGGGCTGCATCGCCTTCTCGCCGCTGGCGCAGGGCATGCTGACCGCCAAGTACCTGAACGGGCAGCCGGCCGATGCCCGCGCCGCCAAGGGCGGGACGCTGCGGGCGCATTTCCTGTCGCCGGAGACCCTGGAGCGCGTCCGCGCGCTGGACGCCATCGCCAGGCGGCGCGGCCAGACGCTGGCGCAGATGGCGATCGCCTGGGTGCTGCGCGACCCGCGCGTCACCTCGGCGCTGATCGGCGCGCGGACCGTGGAGCAGCTCGACAACTCGCTGGACGCGCTGGACACTCTGTCCTTCACCCCGGAGGAGCTGGCCGAGATCGACATCCATGCGGTGGATGCCGAGATCAACCTGTGGCAGGCCTCCTCGACGGCCGCGGCCGGCTGA
- a CDS encoding ArsR/SmtB family transcription factor, whose product MVTANRIAEVAAAVGEPARAAMLSALMDGRALTAAELARVAAITPQTASGHLTRLVDAGLVAVERQGRHRYHRLANREVALMIEGVMQVAGGGGGCGPARRPRVGPADQSLRLARTCYDHLAGRVAVEIADALVAMGAVEIEQDAGIVTPAGLALMERIGIALPDPSGRAGKGRAGCRPCLDWSERRPHLAGRLGAALCAHAFERGWIRRIEGSRAVTVTVTGRAALHDAFGIRIAG is encoded by the coding sequence ATGGTCACAGCCAACAGGATTGCCGAGGTGGCCGCCGCGGTCGGGGAGCCGGCGCGGGCGGCCATGCTGTCGGCATTGATGGACGGGCGCGCCCTGACGGCGGCGGAGCTGGCGCGGGTGGCGGCGATCACCCCGCAGACCGCCAGCGGCCATCTGACGAGGCTGGTCGACGCCGGTCTGGTGGCGGTCGAACGGCAGGGGCGCCACCGGTATCACCGGCTCGCCAACCGGGAGGTCGCGCTGATGATCGAGGGGGTGATGCAGGTCGCCGGCGGTGGGGGCGGGTGCGGCCCGGCCCGGCGGCCGAGGGTCGGCCCGGCCGACCAGTCGTTGCGGCTGGCGCGGACCTGTTACGACCATCTCGCCGGCCGGGTGGCGGTCGAGATCGCGGACGCCCTGGTCGCCATGGGCGCCGTCGAGATCGAGCAGGATGCCGGCATCGTGACCCCGGCCGGGCTGGCGCTGATGGAGAGGATCGGCATCGCTCTTCCCGACCCATCCGGCCGGGCGGGGAAGGGGCGGGCGGGCTGCCGCCCATGCCTGGACTGGAGTGAGCGCCGGCCCCACCTCGCCGGCCGCCTGGGGGCGGCGCTGTGCGCCCACGCGTTCGAGCGGGGCTGGATTCGCCGGATCGAGGGGTCGCGTGCGGTGACTGTCACGGTGACGGGACGAGCGGCGCTCCACGACGCGTTCGGCATCAGGATCGCCGGCTAG
- a CDS encoding MFS transporter, producing the protein MTGPATAIPGTRPFFGPTVVAATFVMAAFGWGVGFYGPSIYLHAVVARTGWPVTLVSTAVTVHFLFGALVIATLPRMYRSFGVPRVTMLGALLLACGVAGWAGAATPGQLFAAALASGAGWVTMGAAAVNAIVSPWFVRTRPSALGMAYNGASIGGVVFSPLWTVLISTVGFLTAAVAVGGVMVAVVSLLALLVFARTPEGLGQRPDGAGADPSHAPAGPPGPADVRPLPGGSLWRSRRFVTLAAAMALGLFAQIGLLAHLFSLLAPAVGEAAAGLAMGGATAAAVAGRSVAGRMIGPATDRRLVACASYAVQAVGSLVLLSADGGPWAWVTGILVFGFGIGNATSLPPLIAQAEFVREDVARAVPMAVAVGQATYAFAPALFGLLRHDPGPAPETGASLFLLAAVVQGCAVACLAWGRRRPNA; encoded by the coding sequence ATGACCGGCCCCGCGACAGCAATTCCAGGCACACGCCCCTTCTTCGGCCCGACCGTCGTCGCCGCGACCTTCGTCATGGCGGCGTTCGGCTGGGGCGTCGGCTTCTACGGACCGTCGATCTACCTCCATGCCGTGGTTGCCCGGACCGGCTGGCCGGTCACGCTGGTTTCGACGGCGGTGACCGTGCATTTCCTGTTCGGCGCCCTGGTGATCGCCACTCTTCCCCGGATGTACCGGTCGTTCGGCGTGCCCCGCGTGACCATGCTCGGCGCGCTGCTCCTCGCCTGCGGGGTCGCCGGCTGGGCCGGTGCCGCCACGCCCGGGCAGCTCTTCGCGGCGGCGCTGGCCAGCGGGGCGGGATGGGTGACGATGGGGGCCGCCGCCGTCAATGCCATCGTCTCGCCCTGGTTCGTCCGCACCCGGCCCTCGGCCCTGGGCATGGCCTACAACGGCGCCAGCATCGGCGGGGTGGTCTTCTCGCCGCTGTGGACGGTCCTGATCTCCACCGTCGGTTTCCTCACGGCGGCGGTCGCCGTCGGCGGCGTCATGGTGGCGGTGGTCTCGCTGCTGGCGCTGCTGGTGTTCGCCCGGACGCCCGAAGGCCTCGGCCAGCGCCCCGACGGCGCCGGCGCCGACCCGTCGCATGCCCCGGCCGGCCCGCCCGGCCCGGCGGATGTCCGGCCGCTCCCCGGCGGGAGCCTGTGGCGCAGCCGCCGCTTCGTCACCCTCGCCGCCGCCATGGCGCTGGGGCTGTTCGCGCAGATCGGCCTGCTCGCCCATCTGTTCTCGCTGCTGGCCCCGGCCGTCGGCGAGGCGGCTGCCGGCCTGGCGATGGGCGGCGCGACCGCGGCGGCGGTGGCTGGCCGCAGCGTCGCCGGCCGCATGATCGGGCCTGCGACCGACCGCCGCCTCGTCGCCTGCGCCAGCTATGCGGTCCAGGCGGTCGGCTCGCTGGTCCTGCTCTCCGCCGATGGCGGGCCGTGGGCGTGGGTGACGGGGATCCTGGTGTTCGGGTTCGGCATCGGCAACGCCACCTCCCTGCCGCCCTTGATCGCCCAGGCGGAGTTCGTCCGGGAAGACGTGGCGCGGGCGGTTCCGATGGCCGTCGCCGTCGGGCAGGCCACTTATGCCTTCGCCCCGGCGCTCTTCGGCCTGTTGCGCCACGATCCCGGCCCGGCGCCGGAAACCGGCGCGTCCCTGTTCCTGCTGGCCGCCGTGGTGCAGGGCTGCGCCGTCGCCTGCCTGGCATGGGGCCGGCGCAGACCCAATGCCTGA
- a CDS encoding ParA family protein, translating into MHSHEDVFDTPDTRQPTILSVYNQKGGVGKTTTSVNLALALAAMGKSVVLIDFDPQSSATSNFLLRDKAKVGINDLLRQETFVEDAISPTAFDGLSMIVGARKLYSLEHALDSRGGSQRGLRKALHFSHNPPDFVVIDCPPALGHLAAGALAASDRLVVPVFPGRYALDGLKRTLSVVEHIQNGLNPSLSLAGILMLSITNDEIGRESLTQLRAEYPDQMFRTAFPYDVDVVKATYRRMPAAIFSPEGRTTARFAALAWEILHGRGAAPTDAQLKPALDRIRSWHEATDASYSSRGTSSSPADEGEETYGGTGSRPAAAGAKPRPARTLIAGLAGLVVGFALGAVLGQPIIGKVLAGLGG; encoded by the coding sequence ATGCACAGCCACGAAGACGTCTTCGACACGCCGGATACACGGCAGCCGACGATCCTGTCGGTGTACAATCAGAAGGGTGGCGTCGGCAAGACGACCACCTCGGTGAATCTTGCGCTGGCGCTGGCCGCCATGGGCAAGAGCGTCGTTCTGATCGATTTCGATCCGCAGAGCAGCGCCACCAGCAACTTCCTGCTGCGCGACAAGGCGAAGGTCGGCATCAACGACCTGCTGCGGCAGGAGACCTTCGTCGAGGACGCCATCTCCCCGACCGCCTTCGACGGGCTGTCGATGATCGTCGGCGCGCGCAAGCTCTATTCGCTGGAACATGCACTGGATTCCCGCGGCGGATCCCAGCGCGGCCTGCGCAAGGCGCTGCATTTCTCGCACAACCCGCCGGACTTCGTCGTCATCGACTGCCCGCCGGCGCTGGGCCATCTGGCCGCCGGCGCGCTGGCCGCCTCCGACCGGCTGGTCGTGCCGGTGTTCCCCGGCCGCTACGCGCTGGACGGGCTGAAGCGGACCCTGTCGGTGGTGGAGCATATCCAGAACGGGCTGAATCCCAGCCTGTCGCTCGCCGGCATCCTGATGCTGTCGATCACCAACGACGAGATCGGGCGGGAATCGCTCACCCAGCTGCGCGCCGAATATCCGGACCAGATGTTCCGCACCGCTTTCCCCTATGACGTCGACGTGGTGAAGGCAACCTACCGCCGGATGCCCGCGGCGATCTTCAGCCCGGAGGGCAGGACCACCGCCCGCTTCGCCGCGCTGGCCTGGGAAATCCTGCACGGCCGCGGCGCCGCGCCCACCGACGCGCAGCTGAAGCCCGCGCTGGACCGCATCCGCTCCTGGCACGAGGCCACCGACGCGTCCTACAGCAGCCGGGGCACCTCCTCCTCCCCCGCCGACGAGGGCGAGGAGACCTATGGCGGCACCGGCTCCCGTCCGGCGGCGGCAGGGGCCAAGCCGCGGCCGGCCCGCACGCTGATCGCCGGGCTCGCCGGGCTGGTGGTCGGCTTCGCGCTTGGCGCCGTCCTGGGACAGCCGATCATCGGCAAGGTGCTGGCGGGCCTGGGCGGCTGA
- a CDS encoding hybrid sensor histidine kinase/response regulator, giving the protein MAMGPTTHTLPDLRPPKLSSRSLRMRTWLILLVTAVAVPLVLFSAALLAWNTNTQAGQTERQVRDRARQLAEDVDREVARLIASAEVLATSESLAKDDFATFHQRAVEVRDRLGTNVVLRDLENRQLVNSRVPWGTALPVNSGFEADRLAVEKRTSQVSGLIIGGVTRAPLLIVVTPVIRDGAVRFLLSLTLSPERLQAIVSPDRIPPGWRAGVIDQDGTVIARSHLAGQFVGKQLPDTLWSGMREVRDGIHRAINLEDVPAFQAFSRSRTSGWVAVTSVPQALMAEPARQTLLLFTGGGLVLFLIGIGAAIVLGRRLTRPVAQLAQAAEALGAGRLPAAEAGGVVEIDAAGGAIRDAAGLILRREAALAESEARYRAIVQTAVDAMVVFDEGGVIHSFNPAAERIFGHREEEAAGQAVTMLIPKPYLAAFDSCLATCRQAGEWRTVGAGCELAGLRKDGSTFPIELALAGWSSGGRRLFTGLMRDITERRRGEDALRASKAEADRANIAKSKFLAAASHDLRQPVQAMMLFQAALKGRLDGHPASPLLDSMGEAMGGLRMLLDSLLDVSRLDAGLIVPQPTGMAVGPHLERLGAEYQLQAAAKGLRLRIVHSEATVRSDPALLERILRNFVENALRYTERGGVLIGCRRHGGRLRIEVVDTGIGIDAGKHEEIFEEFFQLGNPERDRGKGLGLGLAVVRRVARLLGHDITIRSVPGRGSAFCVEVPMAAGRMPVSGWPDPHAPAGTPPGLILIIDDEPLIRMGLQAMLEGWGYRVLTAGSVEDAVRHVESGEWPNAILADYRLRGGETGLDAIRAVYERLDAPVPATIITGDTAPERLIEVREGGHALLHKPIAAHELRNAVAEMLEAAE; this is encoded by the coding sequence ATGGCCATGGGCCCGACGACGCATACCCTGCCGGACCTGCGGCCCCCCAAGCTGTCGTCGCGGTCGCTCCGGATGCGGACCTGGCTGATCCTGCTGGTGACGGCCGTGGCGGTGCCGCTTGTCCTCTTCTCCGCCGCCCTGCTGGCCTGGAACACCAACACCCAGGCCGGGCAGACGGAACGGCAGGTGCGCGACCGGGCGCGCCAGCTGGCCGAGGATGTGGACCGCGAGGTTGCCCGCCTCATCGCCTCCGCCGAGGTTCTGGCGACCTCCGAGAGCCTGGCGAAGGACGATTTCGCCACCTTCCACCAGCGGGCCGTCGAGGTGCGCGACCGTCTCGGCACCAACGTCGTCCTGCGCGACCTGGAGAACCGGCAGCTCGTCAACAGCCGGGTTCCCTGGGGGACGGCCCTGCCGGTGAACAGCGGCTTCGAGGCCGACCGGCTGGCGGTCGAGAAGCGGACGTCGCAGGTCTCCGGCCTGATCATCGGCGGCGTGACGCGGGCACCGCTGTTGATCGTGGTCACACCGGTGATCCGCGACGGGGCTGTCCGTTTCCTCCTGAGCCTGACCCTGTCCCCGGAGCGGCTTCAGGCCATCGTCTCCCCCGACCGCATTCCGCCCGGCTGGCGGGCCGGGGTGATCGACCAGGACGGCACCGTCATCGCCCGGTCGCATCTGGCCGGACAGTTTGTCGGCAAACAGCTCCCCGACACGCTGTGGAGCGGAATGCGCGAGGTGCGCGACGGAATCCACCGGGCGATCAATCTGGAGGATGTGCCCGCGTTCCAGGCCTTCAGCCGGTCCCGGACCTCCGGCTGGGTGGCCGTCACGAGCGTTCCCCAGGCACTGATGGCCGAGCCCGCGCGCCAGACGCTCCTGCTCTTCACCGGCGGCGGACTCGTCCTTTTCCTGATCGGCATCGGTGCCGCCATCGTCCTCGGACGCCGCCTGACCCGCCCGGTCGCGCAACTCGCCCAGGCGGCGGAGGCGCTGGGAGCGGGCCGCCTGCCCGCGGCCGAAGCCGGGGGCGTCGTCGAGATCGACGCGGCCGGCGGCGCGATCCGGGACGCGGCGGGCCTCATCCTGCGGCGCGAAGCGGCATTGGCCGAAAGCGAGGCGCGTTATCGGGCCATCGTGCAGACCGCGGTGGACGCCATGGTGGTCTTCGACGAGGGGGGCGTCATCCACTCCTTCAACCCGGCGGCCGAACGCATCTTCGGCCATCGGGAAGAGGAGGCGGCCGGGCAGGCCGTGACGATGCTGATACCCAAGCCGTATCTCGCCGCCTTCGACAGCTGCCTTGCGACCTGCCGGCAGGCCGGCGAGTGGCGGACCGTCGGTGCCGGCTGCGAACTGGCCGGGCTGCGCAAGGACGGCTCGACCTTCCCGATCGAACTGGCGCTTGCCGGGTGGAGCTCCGGCGGGCGCCGTCTCTTCACCGGCCTGATGCGCGACATCACCGAACGCAGGCGCGGCGAGGATGCCCTGCGCGCGTCGAAAGCCGAGGCCGACCGGGCCAACATCGCCAAGTCAAAGTTCCTCGCCGCCGCCAGCCACGATCTGCGCCAGCCCGTCCAGGCCATGATGCTGTTCCAGGCGGCGCTCAAGGGGCGCCTCGACGGGCATCCGGCGTCGCCGCTGCTGGACTCCATGGGCGAGGCGATGGGCGGGCTGCGGATGCTGCTCGACAGCCTGCTCGACGTGTCGAGGCTCGATGCCGGACTGATCGTCCCCCAGCCGACGGGCATGGCGGTCGGGCCGCATCTCGAGCGGCTCGGCGCCGAATACCAACTCCAGGCCGCGGCCAAGGGGCTGCGCCTGCGCATCGTCCACAGCGAAGCCACGGTCCGCAGCGACCCGGCCCTGCTGGAGCGCATCCTGCGCAACTTCGTCGAGAACGCGCTGCGCTATACCGAGCGCGGCGGCGTGCTGATCGGATGCCGGCGGCATGGCGGGCGATTGCGCATCGAGGTGGTCGACACCGGCATCGGCATCGACGCCGGCAAGCACGAGGAGATCTTCGAGGAGTTCTTCCAGCTCGGCAATCCGGAACGCGACCGCGGCAAGGGGCTGGGGCTCGGTCTGGCCGTGGTGCGGCGCGTTGCCCGGCTGCTCGGTCACGACATCACCATCCGCTCGGTGCCGGGGCGGGGATCCGCCTTCTGCGTCGAGGTGCCGATGGCGGCCGGCCGAATGCCGGTTTCCGGATGGCCGGACCCTCATGCCCCCGCCGGCACTCCGCCCGGCCTGATCCTGATCATCGACGACGAGCCCCTGATCCGCATGGGCCTGCAGGCGATGCTGGAGGGCTGGGGGTACCGGGTGCTGACGGCCGGCTCCGTCGAAGACGCCGTCCGCCATGTCGAAAGCGGGGAATGGCCGAACGCGATCCTGGCCGACTACCGCCTGCGCGGCGGAGAGACCGGACTGGATGCGATCCGCGCCGTGTACGAGCGCCTCGACGCGCCGGTGCCCGCGACCATCATCACCGGCGACACCGCGCCGGAGCGGCTGATCGAGGTCCGGGAGGGCGGCCACGCGCTGCTCCACAAGCCGATCGCCGCGCACGAACTGCGCAACGCGGTCGCGGAGATGCTGGAGGCGGCGGAGTGA